The Bactrocera dorsalis isolate Fly_Bdor chromosome 3, ASM2337382v1, whole genome shotgun sequence genomic interval gaattaatttgtTCATAACCAAATATTAGCagaattattttggaaaaagtaTCAGCAATGAAACGTGAAAGCAGACTAGGCAGACCATGACATTCAATAAaaaagttagaattttcaattaaaaagatTATAAATGTATCCACTTTCCTTAGGTGTTGCagtaacattttaaatttgatttcagCAACAAGTCGGCTAGAGAACACGGTACTGCAATGATGAAAGATCTTTTCATTTTAGGGATACTGTCTACCTTATATAGCATGGCTGTGGTAAGGCTTTTAGAATATTCTTGACATATGACCAATTCTTATTTATTACCTATCCCACAGTGTAATGAAATGATGgctgacgaaaaatttgaattgccTTGCCTGATTGAGGCGAATTTGACCGAAGCGGATTTTAAAAAGTTCCGTTCGAATGGCCTAAAAGCTAATGAAGCCAATGCGAACATAAAATGTATGGCGAAATGCCTGATGGAGAAGCGGGAAGTCCTTAAGAAAGGTGTTTTCGATCCCGAGAAAGTCTATGCGGATCTCATACGACTGCCAGAGCTAAAGGGACTAGAGGACCAAATCAAagaagcaataaatatttgcaaaactgAGAAGGGCGCCAATGATTGTGATACAGCGTTCAAGATCACCATGTGCCTTCGAGAATTTAAATCGcgtaatatataattttaatgaaatatttccaTTGCGAAgaaggaaattgtaaaaataaagtgCTATGAGGTGTgggtattaattataaaaattaaaaagtaaattaagtaaaaaaatgtaatgatggcacttaaattacataatttaagtttaagaaAGCGACGTTGTCAAAGCTTGCGGGATATAGGAGGAAAAAGACTTTCTCGAGGGATACATATTGGCATACAGCTAGCAATGTGCGTCAGCCGTGGTGC includes:
- the LOC105230135 gene encoding general odorant-binding protein 56h, with the protein product MMKDLFILGILSTLYSMAVCNEMMADEKFELPCLIEANLTEADFKKFRSNGLKANEANANIKCMAKCLMEKREVLKKGVFDPEKVYADLIRLPELKGLEDQIKEAINICKTEKGANDCDTAFKITMCLREFKSRNI